In bacterium, the genomic stretch CCGACCTCGACACCGCTCTGTCCACGGTCTACGCGATCAACCGCAAGCTGCTGGCTCCGGATTTCATGTACTACGGCGGCTGGGACTCGGCGGTCTACAACCCGGGGACCAAGTTCCTGGGGCTGTGGGTGCATTTTCTGAACACGCTGATGCCGCTGGGCGACCTGACCCACGATGACCGCGTGGAGCAGATCGCGCAGATGTGCGCGCGCAACATCACCCATCACCACTGGCGGCCGGAGGCGGGCGAGTTTGTCGAGCTGCTCGATTCCACTTTCCAGCCCTACGGCCAGTCGCACCACGACTCGAACTGGCACGGCGTGCAGGCTGCCTGGATGTGCATGCGCCAGGCGCTGCGCACCGGCGACCGCGACCTGTTCATGGACGCGATGGTGATGGGCCGGCGTCAGCTCCGCATCGGCTTCGGCGAGTTCGAGCACATCGACATCAACGCCCCGCTCGAGGACCTTCCCCGCTGGGGACCGCTGGAGGACTACATGCTGTTCAACCTCCTGGCGATCGAGCACACCCACGCGCCCTGGGCCCAGTTCTGGTACGACCGTCTGTACCGCTTCGCCTACCAGCGGCCGGACCGTTTCGAGCAGTACGACCTGTTGCACCAGCCGCGGCGGTTGTTTTTCTCGATCGAGGCCCTGGAAAGGATGATCGCGCGCCAGGGGCAGGTTTCGGATTTCCTGGAAGTGTAAAACTGGCGGGAGGCGATAGGCCGTCGGTGGCAAAGGTATGTTGAAATAGAACAGGGGCGGGATATGAACCCGCCCCTGCGCATTTCAATCCACTTTCAGCGCATCCGCAGCTCAGAGACTTTCCAGGGTGTCGCGCAGGTCCTCTATCAGGTAGGGTTTGGTGATGATGCCCTTGAACCCGTGCTCCTGGTAGTTGCAAAGCACCGGGTCGTTGGAGTAGCCGCTGGACAGGATCACCCGCGCCTGGGGGTCCTCCTTGAGCAGCAGTCCCACCGCCTCGCGCCCGCCCAGGCCGTTCTGGACCGTGAGGTCCAGGATCACCACATCGTAGGGCTCTCCGGCCAGACGGGCACGGCGGTATTCCCGCAGGGCCGCCTCCCCCTCCTCCACCGCCTGCACCTCGTGCCCCAGGGTGGTGAGCATGCGGGTCACCACGCGACGCACCACCTCCTCGTCATCCACCAGCAGCACCCGTTTCTGCTTCCGGCAGACTCCCGCGCACGGCTCGGCCGGCTCGCCCGAAAGCTCCAGCTCCAGGGCGGGCAGATAGATGGTGAACAGCGAGCCCTGCCCCTGCGTGCTCTGGACAGTCATGCAGCCGCCGTGGCGCGAGATAATCGAATAGGCCGTGGCCAGGCCAAGACCGCTGCCGTTCTCCTTGGTGGTGAAATAGGGATCGAAGATGCGCGAGAGGTTCTCCTCCGGAATGCCGTAGCCCGTGTCCTCCACCACGATCTTGATGTAATGCCCCTTGCGCAGGGGAAGGCGGCTGCGCGAGGAAATCTCGACATTGCCGGCGCGGATTTTCACCTCCCCGCCCTCCGGCATGGCCTGGACCGCGTTGAGCACGAGGTTGTTTATCACCTGGCTGATCTGGCCGGTGTCCACCTCGGCGGTCCAGAGGTTGTCGGCGATGGAGAAACGGCAGGAGACGCTCGAGCCCATCAGGGAGAATCGAGCGGTCTCGCGGATGATCTGCGGGATGTAGGCCGGACGGCGCACCGGTGCGCCGCCGCGCGAAAAGGTGAGCAGTTGCTGGGTCAGCTCGCGCGCCCGGTAGCCGGCGTGCTCCGCCTCGCTCAGGATTTCGTAGTGATCGGGAAGGTCGACCAGGGCGCGCTTGACCATCGAGATGCTGCCCAGCATGGCCATCAGGATGTTGTTGAAATCGTGGGCGATCCCCCCGGCCAGAAGGCCCACCGACTCCAGCTTCTCGGTGCGGATACGCTGCTCCTCCAGTTGGCGGCTCTCGGTCAGGTCGACCACGATCCCGCGAACTCCGACCACCTGGTCGCCGGTGAACAGCGGGGCGGCGTGCATCAGCACCGGGAACAGGCTGCCGTCCGAGCGCGCCGAAACGTATTCCAGCCCGATGATGTTCTCCCCTTTGAGCACCCGGCCGATGTCCATCCAGATCCGGTCCCAGTAGTCCGGAGCGGTGAGTTGGAAAAGGCTCAGCCCGGTTTCCATGTCCTCCCGCGTGTAGCCGAAATCCTGGAACCCGCGGCTGTTCATGTAGATCAGTCGCCCCTCGGCGTCGGTCTCGAGCACCGCCTGGGGCAGTGATTCAGCCATTTCCCGGTAGCGCTCGATGCTGCGGCGGTCGGACTCGTAGTCCAGCATGTCGAGGGTCTTGCGGATGTTGTCCAGCTTGAGGCCGATCACGGCGCAGATCGCGCCCACCGCCTCCAGGATGTCCTCGCCGAACAGGGGCTTGGTGACCATGTCCTCGAAACGGTTGCCGATGTAGAGGGCCAGCCGGTCGGGGTGCTCCCGGCCAACCGGGTGCCAGATCAGGCAGGGCAGGCCGAAACGACGGATCAGCCAGCTCTGGAAAGCCTCCGGTGAGGTTCGGCTGTTTACCTGCCAGATGCACCCGGCATCGCCGAGATCGATGCCCGAGGGCACGCGGACCTCCGGGCGACCCAGGTCCAGACCCCGCTGGGCCAGCACCTCGAAACGCCCATGCTCCGGGTTCACCCGGACCAGCGCGGCGGCGTCCATGTTCAGGTCGGAGGTCAGGGCGCGCACCACGTTCTCGAACAGGTCTTTCTCCTCGAAAGCCAGCTCGATGTTGTGGCTGAGCACCGAGATGAACTTGAACGAGCCGCGGGCCTGGCGCAGGCGGCGGGTCAGGTCGAGGTTGCGCACATCGGCGCGCAGAAGGTCGCAGGTGGCCTCCTCGTACTGACGGCAGAGGAAAGTGTGCCTTTCGCTCAGTGTTTTGTCATCGTCCGTGTTCATTGCCGGATCATTTCTTTCGGCTCATTATCAGCAGAACTCCGGTCCAGTCCAGACCGCGGCTGCGGCCCAGCAGCGGGGCGATCTCCACCCCGGAATAGAATCCGAGCAGCGGGATGTCGCGCCCGATGGCCCGGCGTACGATATCGGCTTCCTCCTGGTCCGCCCCGCAATAGCCGGCAGCCCGTCCCGCACAATCGATGTACAGGGCGAAAAACGGCTCCAGGTTTTCCTGGACCAGACGCGCCCGGGCATCCCGGCAGCCTTTCTCGGTCGAGGCCAGCATCAGCTCCTCGTTGCGGCGCATGAAACGGAACTCGCTGCCGTTCTCGAAATCCGCCTCGAACAGGGTGATGCTCCGGGCGGTG encodes the following:
- a CDS encoding AGE family epimerase/isomerase; this translates as MLNRRQFIVSSAAPLGLISLGRAAETESEAAPSAGPYGVAKQSRTVVDRIAGLSLQELKQRHRQELDRDYLGYWKDHGIDWERGGVMPYRELMKGMPYLAKHYYLKQMYFQGRAIWTFSYLYNHFSHDERHLAIARHTRDFIYKYARNPDGTWASELTPEGKVLLAESDPAGDFYVALGLTEFYKATGEKADLDTALSTVYAINRKLLAPDFMYYGGWDSAVYNPGTKFLGLWVHFLNTLMPLGDLTHDDRVEQIAQMCARNITHHHWRPEAGEFVELLDSTFQPYGQSHHDSNWHGVQAAWMCMRQALRTGDRDLFMDAMVMGRRQLRIGFGEFEHIDINAPLEDLPRWGPLEDYMLFNLLAIEHTHAPWAQFWYDRLYRFAYQRPDRFEQYDLLHQPRRLFFSIEALERMIARQGQVSDFLEV
- a CDS encoding PAS domain S-box protein yields the protein MNTDDDKTLSERHTFLCRQYEEATCDLLRADVRNLDLTRRLRQARGSFKFISVLSHNIELAFEEKDLFENVVRALTSDLNMDAAALVRVNPEHGRFEVLAQRGLDLGRPEVRVPSGIDLGDAGCIWQVNSRTSPEAFQSWLIRRFGLPCLIWHPVGREHPDRLALYIGNRFEDMVTKPLFGEDILEAVGAICAVIGLKLDNIRKTLDMLDYESDRRSIERYREMAESLPQAVLETDAEGRLIYMNSRGFQDFGYTREDMETGLSLFQLTAPDYWDRIWMDIGRVLKGENIIGLEYVSARSDGSLFPVLMHAAPLFTGDQVVGVRGIVVDLTESRQLEEQRIRTEKLESVGLLAGGIAHDFNNILMAMLGSISMVKRALVDLPDHYEILSEAEHAGYRARELTQQLLTFSRGGAPVRRPAYIPQIIRETARFSLMGSSVSCRFSIADNLWTAEVDTGQISQVINNLVLNAVQAMPEGGEVKIRAGNVEISSRSRLPLRKGHYIKIVVEDTGYGIPEENLSRIFDPYFTTKENGSGLGLATAYSIISRHGGCMTVQSTQGQGSLFTIYLPALELELSGEPAEPCAGVCRKQKRVLLVDDEEVVRRVVTRMLTTLGHEVQAVEEGEAALREYRRARLAGEPYDVVILDLTVQNGLGGREAVGLLLKEDPQARVILSSGYSNDPVLCNYQEHGFKGIITKPYLIEDLRDTLESL